In the genome of Flavobacteriaceae bacterium YJPT1-3, the window GGCCTGGTCAACCAATTCGAAGATTTTGAAGTCTATGCCGTTTGCAAGAACGGTCAGGAACTACTGAACCTCCTAAAAGAGCGGGATACCGTACCGGATATTGTATTGATGGATGTGAATATGCCGGTCATGGACGGTATTGAAACGACGGTTCATCTTAAGGAAGATTATCCCGACATCAAGGTCTTGGCCCTGTCCATTGAAGAAGATGAACGTATCATCCTTAAAATGCTACGTGCGGGGGCTCGTGGTTACCTCATGAAGGACACTCAAAAATCCGTTTTGGAGAACGCCTTAAAGGAGTTGATGAGTCAAGGCTACTACCATACCAATACCGTGACTGAATTATTGGTGAATTCGTTGAATAAAAAGGACACGCCGGAAACTACCTTGAAAGAACGCGAAATTGAATTTATAGGCCACGCCTGTACCGAAATGACCTACCGCGAAATCGCCGACGTGATGTTTCTCAGTCCGAAGACCATCGAAGGCTACCGAGACAGCATCTTTCAAAAACTCAACCTGAAGAACCGGACCGGCCTGGTTATCTACGCCATTAAAAATGGGCTCTTTGTGCCTTAACATAAGGTAGCAACATGGTCAAAAGCCAAAATCTAATCGTGCTATCAACGACCTCCGTTGAAATTAGAGATCTTTAGCCCCTACACCTAATCTCAAACAAGGGTGCCGCGACGCTTTAATCACGGGCTTACCTTAACATAAATTTCGGCATGATGTGTGTGGCATTTCCGTACTTTTGTAGGAGAAGCTCTTCAAAATGCTAAAACAACAACTCAATTTTAAACTCTCGCAGAAACTGTCTCCGCAGCAGATTCAGCTCATGAAGTTGATTCAGTTGCCTACGCAGGAATTTGAGCAGCGTTTAAAACAGGAGTTGGAAGAAAATCCCGCTTTGGATAGCGGGAAAGAAGAGATCAAAG includes:
- a CDS encoding response regulator transcription factor, which encodes MKTQVAVVDDHTLLSEAIAGLVNQFEDFEVYAVCKNGQELLNLLKERDTVPDIVLMDVNMPVMDGIETTVHLKEDYPDIKVLALSIEEDERIILKMLRAGARGYLMKDTQKSVLENALKELMSQGYYHTNTVTELLVNSLNKKDTPETTLKEREIEFIGHACTEMTYREIADVMFLSPKTIEGYRDSIFQKLNLKNRTGLVIYAIKNGLFVP